Proteins from a genomic interval of Phenylobacterium sp. LH3H17:
- a CDS encoding cytochrome P460 family protein produces the protein MKPNLLAGLAALTVMTCLGQAASSAVEEPAYPEGYRRWTHVLSGVSNANFNRYEGLHNIYANPKAVEGYKSSGAFPDGSVIVFDLFEVVDKGGATVATRRKFIDVMVKDSERYAATGGWGYTEFLGESRTERGFTQDKAPSCHACHLAKAGHDAVFTRFKD, from the coding sequence GTGAAGCCCAATCTGCTCGCCGGCCTCGCCGCGCTCACCGTCATGACCTGCCTTGGCCAGGCCGCCTCGAGCGCCGTCGAGGAACCGGCCTATCCCGAGGGCTACCGCCGCTGGACCCACGTATTGAGCGGTGTCTCGAACGCCAATTTCAACCGCTATGAAGGCCTGCACAATATCTACGCCAACCCGAAGGCCGTCGAGGGCTACAAGTCCTCGGGCGCCTTTCCGGACGGGTCGGTCATCGTCTTCGATCTGTTCGAGGTGGTGGACAAGGGCGGCGCGACCGTCGCCACCAGGCGCAAGTTCATCGATGTCATGGTCAAGGACAGCGAGCGCTACGCCGCGACCGGGGGCTGGGGCTACACCGAGTTCCTGGGCGAGAGCCGCACGGAGCGCGGCTTCACCCAGGATAAGGCCCCAAGCTGCCACGCCTGCCACCTGGCCAAGGCGGGCCACGACGCGGTCTTCACCCGCTTCAAGGATTGA